The following are from one region of the Halogeometricum sp. S3BR5-2 genome:
- a CDS encoding M42 family metallopeptidase, which translates to MADDDDDYEYEFDFELLKELTETSGVPGYEDRVRDVVRRELEAHVDEMRTDAMGNVVGTVEGDSDYSVAVAAHMDEIGFMVRHVTDEGFVQLDALGGWDPRVLKAQRVRIHAEDGDVTGVIGSPPPHTLSEEQKEKKEEVKDVYVDIGLGGEAAKETVDVGDLVTMEQTTVEMGQHVTGKALDDRVCLFAMLAAAERIEDPDVTIHFAATVQEEVGLRGATALGVDVDPDLAVALDVTVANDVPGFEAGDHVTALGDGTAIKLKDGSAITSPKVHRRLRDVAESEDIDYQHEILPAGGTDTAGFQNTHGAKPVGAISVPTRYLHTVTESAHVADVDATIDLLAAFLDSETGEHDYTL; encoded by the coding sequence ATGGCCGACGACGACGACGACTACGAGTACGAGTTCGACTTCGAGTTGCTGAAGGAGTTGACCGAGACGAGCGGCGTCCCGGGCTACGAGGACCGCGTCCGCGACGTAGTCCGGCGAGAACTGGAGGCGCACGTCGACGAGATGCGGACGGACGCGATGGGCAACGTCGTCGGGACCGTGGAGGGCGACTCGGACTACTCCGTCGCCGTCGCCGCGCACATGGACGAAATCGGCTTCATGGTGCGACACGTCACCGACGAGGGGTTCGTCCAGTTGGACGCCCTCGGCGGGTGGGACCCGCGCGTGCTGAAGGCCCAACGGGTGCGGATACACGCCGAGGACGGCGACGTGACCGGCGTCATCGGGTCGCCGCCGCCGCACACGCTCTCGGAGGAGCAGAAGGAGAAGAAAGAGGAGGTGAAGGACGTGTACGTCGACATCGGCCTCGGCGGCGAGGCGGCGAAGGAGACGGTCGACGTGGGCGACTTGGTGACCATGGAGCAGACGACCGTCGAGATGGGCCAGCACGTCACCGGCAAGGCCCTCGACGACCGCGTCTGTCTGTTCGCGATGCTGGCGGCCGCCGAGCGAATCGAGGACCCCGACGTGACGATTCACTTCGCCGCGACGGTGCAGGAGGAGGTCGGTCTGCGCGGGGCGACGGCGCTCGGCGTCGACGTCGACCCGGACCTCGCCGTCGCCCTGGACGTGACCGTCGCCAACGACGTGCCGGGGTTCGAGGCGGGCGACCACGTGACGGCCCTCGGCGACGGCACCGCGATAAAGCTGAAGGACGGCAGCGCCATCACGAGCCCGAAGGTGCACCGTCGCCTCCGCGACGTGGCCGAGAGCGAGGATATCGACTACCAGCACGAGATTCTCCCCGCCGGCGGGACGGACACCGCGGGCTTCCAGAACACCCACGGCGCCAAGCCCGTCGGCGCCATCTCCGTGCCGACGCGGTACCTCCACACGGTGACCGAGAGCGCGCACGTCGCCGACGTGGACGCGACCATCGACCTCCTGGCGGCGTTTCTCGACTCCGAGACGGGCGAGCACGACTACACGCTCTGA